From Salarias fasciatus chromosome 12, fSalaFa1.1, whole genome shotgun sequence, the proteins below share one genomic window:
- the LOC115397991 gene encoding heat shock 70 kDa protein 12A-like, producing MSDSFIVAIDFGTSYSGFAFSMTSREEDIDPYLPPWGEEVGLETPKTPTCILFDEHQQFVSFGYEAKVSYVKMRGDDARKKFFFECFKMSLYGKKLSSDLTIRAANGKCMKALKVFTEALRYLKDSALKTINNTSGRKFIASDFNWVLTVPAIWDPSAKQFMRKAATQAGIVTKGNESKLIIALEPEAASIWCKKLPADGFTARSQGDNTLEQSPGTQYIVVDCGGGTVDITVHEVLDGGDLKELHKASGNNMGGQTVDQKFKELLKTIFCDGVWEEYERQYPSEVQKMMYDFTLFKKKDQEVEISCPYNLGKLAQEVKDVEAFFQTVSGASWNEGSIQISREKLRSFFKESLNGITASVREMLKKDLNIEYLLLVGGYAESQILQQHIISQFSGQCKVLCPFRAQEAIVKGAVLFGRTPEVVASRQSAFTYGLAVGNRFDASKHRADKKYTNKDGEWCHDIFMKLVAINENVAWDDTREHTLTPSGSDHSTIDFAFYCTEKESPFYVDEDGVEKIGSFVVSSPDTRLGMKREIKLKLKFGFTEVLATATDVESGSTESVELDFMRKL from the exons ATGAGCGACTCCTTCATCGTCGCCATCGACTTCGGCACCTCGTACAGCGGGTTCGCCTTCAGCATGACGTCCCGAGAGGAGGACATCGACCCCTACCTGCCCCCCTGGGGGGAAGAGGTCGGCTTGGAGACCCCCAAAACCCCCACCTGCATCCTGTTTGATGAGCACCAGCAGTTTGTCAGCTTTGGTTATGAAGCCAAAGTGTCGTACGTCAAAATGCGCGGAGACGACGCGCGAAAAAAGTTCTTCTTTGAATGCTTCAAGATGTCTCTCTATGGAAAA AAACTCAGCAGTGATCTGACCATCAGAGCCGCCAATGGGAAGTGTATGAAGGCCCTGAAGGTGTTCACCGAGGCTCTGAGATACCTGAAGGACAGCGCCCTGAAAACCATCAACAACACGTCTGGGAGGAAGTTCATTGCCTCCGACTTCAACTGGGTGCTGACTGTACCTGCCATCTGGGATCCTTCAGCAAAGCAGTTCATGAGGAAAGCTGCCACTCAG GCTGGTATTGTGACCAAAGGAAATGAGTCCAAGCTGATAATAGCACTGGAACCAGAGGCAGCCTCCATCTGGTGCAAGAAGCTCCCAGCTGACGGTTTCACAGCACGGAGCCAAGGAGACAACACACTCGAGCAGTCTCCAGGGACACAATACATTGTCGTGGACTGTGGAG GTGGAACTGTGGACATCACTGTCCATGAGGTCCTGGATGGAGGAGACTTGAAGGAGCTGCACAAAGCCTCGGGGAACAACATGGGCGGACAAACTGTGGACCAGAAGTTCAAAGAACTGCTGAAAACAATCTTCTGTGATGGTGTGTGGGAAGAATATGAAAGGCAGTACCCCAGTGAGGTTCAGAAAATGATGTACGACTTCACTCTGTTCAAAAAGAAAGACCAGGAGGTGGAGATCAGCTGTCCTTATAATCTGGGAAAATTAGCTCAGGAAGTGAAGGATGTGGAAGCCTTCTTTCAAACGGTGAGCGGTGCTTCCTGGAATGAGGGCTCCATCCAAATCTCTCGAGAGAAACTGAGGTCTTTCTTTAAAGAGAGTCTGAATGGCATCACTGCCAGTGTGAGAGAAATGTTGAAGAAAGACCTCAACATCGAGTATCTTCTGTTAGTCGGGGGCTACGCCGAGAGTCAgattctgcagcagcacatcatcaGTCAGTTCTCTGGTCAGTGTAAAGTTCTGTGTCCTTTCAGAGCCCAAGAGGCCATCGTGAAGGGAGCAGTGCTGTTTGGGAGAACCCCGGAGGTGGTGGCATCTCGCCAGAGTGCTTTCACTTACGGGCTTGCTGTAGGTAACCGGTTCGATGCGTCCAAGCACAGAGCAGACAAGAAATATACAAACAAAGATGGTGAGTGGTGTCATGATATCTTCATGAAGCTGGTGGCCATTAACGAGAACGTGGCCTGGGACGACACTAGAGAACATACCTTAACTCCATCTGGGTCTGATCACTCAACGATTGACTTTGCGTTTTActgcacagagaaagaaagtCCGTTCTACGTGGACGAGGATGGGGTGGAGAAAATAGGTTCATTCGTGGTTAGCTCGCCCGACACAAGACTCGGCATGAAACgtgaaatcaaactgaagctCAAGTTTGGCTTCACAGAAGTGCTGGCCACAGCCACAGATGTAGAATCGGGTTCGACAGAATCAGTCGAGCTTGATTTCATGAGGAAGTTGTGA
- the LOC115398764 gene encoding heat shock 70 kDa protein 12A-like produces MSDSFIVAIDFGTSYSGFAFSMTSREEDIDPYLPPWGEEVGLETPKTPTCILFDEHQQFVSFGYEAKVSYVKMRGDDARKKFFFECFKMSLYGKKLSSDLTIRAANGKWMKALKVFTEALRYLKDSALRTINNTSGRKFIASDFNWVLTVPAIWDPSAKQFMRKAATQAGIVTKGNETKLIIALEPEAASIWCKKLPADGFTARSQGDNTLEQSPGTQYIVVDCGGGTVDITVHEVLDGGDLKELHKASGNNMGGQTVDQKFKELLKTIFCDGVWEEYERQYPSEVQKMMYDFTLFKKKDQEVEISCPYNLGKLAQEVKDVEAFFQTVSGASWNEGSIQISREKLRSFFKESLNGITASVREMLKKDLNIEYLLLVGGYAESQILQQHIISQFSGQCKVLCPFRAQEAIVKGAVLFGRTPEVVASRQSAFTYGLHISNRFDASKHRADKKYTNKDGDWCDGIFMKLVAINENVAWDDTREHTLTPTRSDQTFMNFPFYCTEKESPFYIDEEGVEKIGSFKVNMPDTRLGMKREVKLKLKFGFTEVLATATDVESGSTESIELDFMRKL; encoded by the exons ATGAGCGACTCCTTCATCGTCGCCATCGACTTCGGCACCTCGTACAGCGGGTTCGCCTTCAGCATGACGTCCCGAGAGGAGGACATCGACCCCTACCTGCCCCCCTGGGGGGAAGAGGTCGGCTTGGAGACCCCCAAAACCCCCACCTGCATCCTGTTTGATGAGCACCAGCAGTTTGTCAGCTTTGGTTATGAAGCCAAAGTGTCGTACGTCAAAATGCGCGGAGACGACGCGCGAAAAAAGTTCTTCTTTGAATGCTTCAAGATGTCTCTCTATGGAAAA AAACTCAGCAGTGATCTGACCATCAGAGCCGCCAATGGGAAGTGGATGAAGGCCCTGAAGGTGTTCACCGAGGCTCTGAGATACCTGAAGGACAGCGCCCTGAGAACCATCAACAACACGTCTGGGAGGAAGTTCATTGCCTCCGACTTCAACTGGGTGCTGACTGTACCTGCCATCTGGGATCCTTCAGCAAAGCAGTTCATGAGGAAAGCTGCCACTCAG GCTGGTATTGTGACTAAAGGAAACGAAACTAAGCTGATAATTGCCCTGGAACCAGAGGCAGCCTCCATCTGGTGCAAGAAGCTCCCAGCTGACGGTTTCACAGCACGGAGCCAAGGAGACAACACACTGGAGCAGTCTCCAGGGACACAATACATTGTCGTGGACTGTGGAG GTGGAACTGTGGACATCACTGTCCATGAGGTCCTGGATGGAGGAGACTTGAAGGAGCTGCACAAAGCCTCGGGGAACAACATGGGCGGACAAACTGTGGACCAGAAGTTCAAAGAACTGCTGAAAACAATCTTCTGTGATGGTGTGTGGGAAGAATATGAAAGGCAGTACCCCAGTGAGGTTCAGAAAATGATGTACGACTTCACTCTGTTCAAAAAGAAAGACCAGGAGGTGGAGATCAGCTGTCCTTACAATCTGGGAAAATTAGCGCAGGAAGTGAAGGATGTGGAAGCCTTCTTTCAAACGGTGAGCGGTGCTTCCTGGAATGAGGGCTCCATCCAAATCTCTCGAGAGAAACTGAGGTCTTTCTTTAAAGAGAGTCTGAATGGCATCACTGCCAGTGTGAGAGAAATGTTGAAGAAAGACCTCAACATCGAGTATCTTCTGTTAGTCGGGGGCTACGCCGAGAGTCAgattctgcagcagcacatcatcaGTCAGTTCTCTGGTCAGTGTAAAGTTCTGTGTCCTTTCAGAGCCCAAGAGGCCATTGTGAAGGGAGCAGTGCTGTTTGGGAGAACCCCGGAGGTGGTGGCATCTCGCCAGAGTGCTTTCACTTACGGGCTTCATATCAGTAATCGTTTCGATGCGTCCAAGCACAGAGCAGACAAGAAATATACAAACAAAGATGGCGATTGGTGTGATGGTATCTTCATGAAGCTGGTGGCCATTAATGAGAACGTGGCCTGGGACGACACTAGAGAACATACCTTAACTCCAACAAGGTCTGATCAGACCTTTATGAACTTTCCATTTTActgcacagagaaagaaagtCCGTTCTACATTGACGAAGAAGGGGTGGAGAAAATAGGTTCATTTAAGGTCAATATGCCCGACACGAGACTCGGCATGAAGCGTGAAGTCAAACTGAAGCTCAAGTTTGGCTTCACAGAAGTGCTGGCCACAGCCACAGATGTAGAATCCGGTTCAACAGAGTCAATTGAACTTGATTTCATGAGGAAGTTGTGA